In the genome of Salvelinus sp. IW2-2015 linkage group LG25, ASM291031v2, whole genome shotgun sequence, one region contains:
- the LOC111951757 gene encoding leucine-rich repeat-containing protein 27, translated as MSSLGKEMTDLHLSLDCGDNAVKTHTPHILPECVEPIQITEYVTSDTLYSSRRNLKYVVDCILKNTTLKNLYLEGNEISRLPDTLFTSLSNLVWLDLRNNQITSLPAKIGLHRCLKTLLLEGNPITELPLELGNVITLKALSLRHCPITFPPQEVVGQGLQCILQYLRSAMAERPVSVRNSLPDMPPVEKLQLTELVKSSLDLCEEVVDEDELQRFRELRQKMSQMDRDEFGYALPISRLPRAAEGDRGHKTYPLPVIKRKKEITRGNIFPELPPFDMQYWKKSEERRLAAMKELKEKQAILEQRRKDQELLKEWRTHARVMQERKILEHKQERRERHRREEVPINAPYATESLCSVVESGEVKTHNPPPKRIQRQRSFLSQKEHEEARAARDRELEQRIRSHVQMIQERRRRPSGTAQEETEAARQDMEEAKRLQSELAERKQESDIEYRFIAFTGENSPRCYDK; from the exons ATGTCTTCCTTAGGAAAGgaaatgactgaccttcatttaaGCCTTGATTGTGGTGATAATGCTGTTAAAACACATACCCCACACATTCTACCAGAGTGTGTTGAACCTATACAGATCACTGAGTATGTCACATCTGACACCCTATATTCCAGCAGAAGAAACTTAAAATATGTTGTGGATTGCATTTTGAAGAACACTACTTTAAAG AATTTGTATCTTGAAGGTAATGAAATATCCAGGCTTCCGGATACGCTGTTCACCAGTTTGTCAAACTTGGTGTGGTTAGATCTCAGAAATAACCAAATCACATCCCTCCCTGCGAAAATTGGTCTACACAG ATGTCTGAAAACGTTGCTGCTAGAAGGGAATCCTATCACAGAGCTTCCACTGGAATTGG GTAACGTGATTACTCTCAAGGCCCTGAGTTTGAGGCATTGCCCCATCACGTTTCCACCTCAAGAGGTTGTGGGGCAGGGCCTCCAATGCATCCTACAGTACCTACGGAGTGCCATGGCCGAACGACCGGTTAGTGTGCGGAACTCTCTTCCAG ACATGCCCCCAGTGGAGAAGCTACAGTTGACAGAGCTTGTGAAGTCCAGTTTGGACCTTTGTGAAGAGGTGGTGGATGAAGATGAGCTGCAGAGGTTCAGAGAGCTGAGGCAGAAGATGAGCCAAATGGACAGAGATGAGTTTGGCTATGCCCTCCCTATTTCACGCCTCCCTAGAGCAGCAGAGGGTGATAGAGGCCACAAGACATACCCGCTGCCCGTCATTAAAAG AAAGAAAGAGATTACCAGGGGAAATATATTTCCCGAGCTCCCTCCCTTTGACATGCAGTACTGGAAGAAGTCAGAGGAGAGAAGACTGGCTGCAATGAAAGAGCTTAAAGAAAAACAAGCCATTCTTGAACAAAGGAGGAA AGACCAAGAGCTCCTCAAGGAATGGCGTACTCATGCTAGGGTCATGCAGGAGAGGAAAATCTTAGAGCACAAGCAGGAAAGGCGTGAGAGACATAGAAGAGAAGAG GTACCGATAAACGCTCCATACGCCACAGAGTCTCTGTGTAGTGTTGTTGAAAGTGGTGAGGTCAAGACCCACAACCCCCCACCAAAGAGGATCCAGAGACAGAGATCGTTCCTGTCCCAGAAGGAACACGAGGAAGCCAG GGCAGCCCGCGACCGGGAGTTAGAGCAGCGGATCAGGAGCCATGTTCAGATGATCCAGGAGAGGCGCAGGAGGCCCAGTGGCACTGCCCAAGAGGAGACAGAAGCTGCAAGGCAGGACATGGAGGAA GCCAAGAGATTGCAGTCGGAACTTGCTGAGAGGAAACAGGAGAGCGACATCGAGTATCGATTCATCGCATTTACTGGGGAGAACTCACCAAGATGCTATGACAAGTGA